AAACGATAAATTCGGCACGGGTTGCCTTGCCGGATTCATCGAAAAGGGCAAGGAAACGGGCGTTGTCCCCGTCACTTAGACGGAACACGTAGCGGTGGCGCATCTTGTCGGTCTTGGGCTTTCGCCCGTGGTTGTTGGAATACTTCTTCTGACTATCCATAGTCCTATCAAATTTTAAGTGAAACATGGGTTGAAAACTGCCGTATGCTTACGGCTCTCCCCGCATAAGGAAAATCCAACTCCGGCGGATTTTGCACCAGCGGGGCAAGGTGGTGGTGTGGCACGGAAAGCGAAGCGAGTGCCGCAGCACACAACTTGCTAATTTCGGTTGAAATTAAAATCCGTCCTACCGGACAGATTGGAGATGCCCTTGTCTGTTGGTGACTGCCGGGGCAGTCCTTCGGGCGGTTACTGTTCTTGTTCATCTTCTCTGAATTTTGGTTCAACGCTGCAAAGTAACAGCCCTTTTTCCGTCCGGTCATTATGCCCGGATGCGACAAACCTACGGGTGGAAAGACAAGGTGCGACACGCTGATAATCAGACGGATAATCTACCGATATTTTGATATTCCTTTGCGCCGTGGAAGCGGTAAAACGGCTGTTCAACCGGATGGGAAAACGGATGCCCAAACGAGTGGATGATTGACTGGATGAACAGCCGGACGGATGATGATTTTGCCGGACGAACGGATGGACGAACGGCTAAACGGTTAGCCGGATGAATGGCTAAACAGCTAAACGGTTAAACGGCTAAACAGCCGGATGAACGGTCGGATGGTTAGACGAATGAATAAATGGCTGGCTGCACGGCTGACCGATTGAATGACCGATTGATTGAATGAACAGATAACCGATTGCTTAGGCAACCGAATGAATAACTAATTGATTGACGATATGGATAAACAGACTTTGAACGTGGCTTTCGCCACACAAAAGGGCGGTAGCGGGAAAACGGCTATCACGGTGCTGGTGGCGAGTTACCTGCACTACAACTGCGGGTGTCCGCTGGCGGTGATCGACTGCGACTTTCCGCAACACAGCCTGTATGAGATGCGGGAACGGGACAGCCGGGCGGTACTGGAAAACGAGTACCTGAAACGGATGGCATACGAGCAGATGCGTGAGCTGGGACGTGCCGCCTATCCGGTACAGAAGTGCCGGGTGGAACGTGCGCCGGACATGGCGGCGGAACTGGCGGGCAGTGGAAACTATGACCTGCTGTTCTTCGACCTGCCCGGTACGGTGAACTCGTCGGGCATATTGCGCACCATTGCGCAAATGGATTACATCTTCGCTCCGGTGAGTGCCGACCAAACGGTACTGGAAAGCACGCTCGCTTTCTTGGACGTGTTGCAGCGGATGATGTTAGGAAAGGAAACAAGCCGACTGAAAGGGCTTTACCTCTTCTGGAATCTGGTCGATAAACGGGAAAAGAGCGAACTGTACGGACGGTATGAAAAAGTAATCGCCGGAATGGGGCTGCCGATGCTCACTACCCAGATACCGGACACGAAACGCTTCCGCAAGGAACTGGATGCGGAAAACCGGACGGTGTTCCGCTCCACGCTGTTCGCTCCCGACAAGCGGATGGTTGCGGGCAGCGGAATCCCCGAACTGGCACATGAAATAATATCCATCCTCAAACTATCAGGCTATGAAGAAACAGCAAACAGATAAGCCCATCGACGAAGAACTGCTTATGCGGATGATGGCGGGGGAAACGGAAAAGCCGCAAGGCAACGGTGATGCGCCGGAAACAGAAGAAGAGGCGGAAGAACCGGAACAGGAAACAGAAAAAGGGGAAACTGCCGTGCCAATGGAAAACAGGGTTGCCGGGAAGGTGGCTGACGGGAAAGTGCCGGATGGAAAAACGGCTGACGGCAAGCGGCGCAAGGTGAAGCAGGCGGCGGACTATGACACGACCTTCCTCAAAGGGATGGATATACCCGCCCGTTACGGAAAGCCCGTGTATGTGCGGCGTGAATACCACGAACGGATCGCCAAAATCTCCATGATGCTGACAGGCGGCAAGGTGTCGCTATCCGCCTACATAGACAACGTGCTGGCGCAACACTTCGAGCAGTACCGGGAAGAAATCGAAGCGGCATACGCCGGAAAGATGGAAAAACTCTTCTAAAGCGGAAAGGAGAAAGGAACATGATATTGAAACTGATATTCTCCGTACTGCTGCTGTACTATCTCTGCGTGCTGTGGAAATATTACCGCACCGACATGGCTGGACTGCTGGGAAAAACGGATGCCGAAGAAAGGACGGACGAACCGGACGAAGAAGCGGAAAAGCCGGGCGAACCGTACACGGTTATCGGGAAAAGCACCTACCGGAAAAGACAAACCTACGAGCCGGAAGACAAGCGGGGACACACTGAAAATCAAGCGGATAAAACGGATAATTTCGTACCCGGAACGCCGGAAGGTACTCCGGAAAAGGCTGCGGGTAACGGCACGGAACAGGCGGAAGAATCCGCTGCGGACGAGGATGCGGACTACTCCGACATCGAGGTAGAACCGGAAGAGGACGAGCCGGAAGAAGAGGGATATGTACCCACGCCGGAAGAGTTGGAAGAGGAAGAAGAACTGGGGGCATACTATCCCGACAGCAACCCCGACTTTGCCACCGGGTACACTTTCGAGGACTTGAAGATGGTACACAAAGTTATCGCCACGGACGATGCGGACGAGCAGGAGAAACAGCAAGCCCGTGAGGTGCTGCCCGCCGTGATGGGATCGGACGTGTGGGACGAGATGCTGGATGAATTTGAAGGGGCACGGCAGCGTGTCGCCCGACTGATGAATAATAGTAATGTTTAATTTAATCTTAAAAGACAATGACAAAAAAGAGATTCTTTTTAATGGCAGCCTGTGTAATGGCTGCCGCTGGTGCGATGGCACAAGGTAACGGACAAGCGGGTATCACGGAAGCCACGCAGATGGTGACTTCGTATTTCGATCCCGGCACGAAATTGATTTATGCCATCGGTGCGGTGGTGGGATTGATTGGTGGGGTAAAGGTGTACGGGAAGTTCAGCAGCGGTGATCCCGATACGTCGAAGACGGCGGCGAGCTGGTTCGGAGCCTGTATTTTCCTGATTGTCGCCGCTACTATCCTGCGCTCTTTCTTCCTGTAAACAAGCGGGTTATGAACTTTGAAATTAACAAGGGGATTGGCAGGAACGTGGAGTTCAAGGGCTTGGAAAGCCAGTATCTTTTCGTGTTCGCCGCCGGGTTGCTTGCCGTGTTCGTGGTGTTCGTTATCCTGTACATGACGGGCGTGAACCAGTGGGTATGTATCGGCTTCGGTGTGACTGCGGCTACGCTGCTGGTATGGCTGACGTTCCGGCTCAATGCCAAATACGGCACGCACGGGCTGATGAAAGCTGCCGCCCGCAAACGGCATCCGAGGTATGTATTGAACCGCCTGAAAATTCCCCGATTATTTACCAAAAACAAGAAAGAATGAGAAATGTAATGAAAGCGGCAACGCTGGAAAGCAAGTTTCCGCTGCTTGCCGTGGAGAACGGTTGCATCGTGTCAAAAGATGCGGACGTGACGGTAGCCTTCAAGGTGGAACTGCCGGAACTGTTCACCGTTACCAGTAACGAGTACGAGGCGATACATTCGGCATGGCACAAGGCGGTGAAGGTATTGCCGGACTTCTCTATCGTGCATAAACAGGACTTCTTCATCGAAGAGAAGTACCAGCCGGAGATTGACAAGGACGAACTTAGTTTTCTAAGCCGGAGCTTTGAGAGGCACTTTAACGAACGCCCGTTCCTGAATCACTTCTGCTACCTGTTCCTTACCAAGACCACGAAGATGCGCAGCCGTCAGGAGAGCACGTTCAGCACGCTGTGCAAAGGCAAGATTATCCCGAAGGAGATCGAGGACAAGGAAACGGTAACGAAGTTCCTCGAAGCGGTCGGACAGTTCGAGCGGATCATGAACGACAGCGGGTTTATCACGCTCCGCCGCCTGCGGGCGGACGAGATTGTCGGGACGGAAACGACGGCGGGCATTGTGGAGAAATATTTCGCCCTTTCGCAAAACGATACCACTGTTCTAAAGGATATTTCGCTGAACCCCGAAGAGATGCGGATAGGCGACGACTTTCTCTGCCTGCATACCCTTTCGGACGTAGAGGATCTGCCGGGTAACGTGGGTACGGATAGCCGCTATGAACGGTTATCCACCGACCGGAGCGATTGCCGTTTGTCGTTCGCCGCCCCGGTGGGCGTGCTGCTGACGTGTAACCATTGTTACAACCAGTACATCTTTATTGACGACCATGCGGAGAACCTGAAACGGTTCGAGCAGACCGCAAGGAATATGCAGTCGCTATCCCGTTACTCCCGTTCCAACCAGATCAACAAGGCTTGGATAGAGGAATACCTGAACGAAGCGCACAGCAAGGGGCTGGTTTCGGTACGCTGCCACTGTAACGTGATGGCATGGTCGGACAACCGGGAAGAACTGAAACACATCAAGAATGACGTGGGCAGCCAGCTCGCCCTTATGGAGTGCAAGCCACGGTATAACACCGTGGACGTGCCTACGCTTTTTTGGGCGGGCATACCGGGAAACGAGGGGGATTTTCCTTTCGAGGAAAGTTTCTACACATTCATCCCGCAAGCCCTGTGCTTCTTCACGGAAGAAACGAATTACAAGAGTTCGCTCTCGCCCTTCGGTATCAAGATGGTGGATCGGGTGACGGGCAGACCGCTGCATCTGGATATTTCGGACTTGCCGATGAAGAAGGGGGTGATTACCAATCGCAACAAGTTCGTCTTGGGGCCGAGTGGTAGCGGGAAATCGTTCTTTATGAACCATTTAGTCAGGCAATATTACGAACAGAACAGCCATATCGTACTGGTCGATACGGGAAACTCGTATCAAGGTCTGTGCGAAATGATACACCGGAAAACAAAGGGGGCTGACGGGATTTATTACACGTACTCGGAAGAGAAGCCGATCAGTTTCAATCCTTTCTTTACAGACGATTACAAGTTCAACGTGGAGAAAAAGGACAGCATAAAAACGCTGTTGCTCACCCTTTGGAAGAGCGAGGACGACAAGATCACGAAAACGGAAAGCGGCGAGTTGGGAAGTGCGGTATCGGCGTATATCAAGAAGATACAGCAAGACCGCAGTATCGTGCCGTGCTTCGATACCTTCTACGAGTATATGCTGAATGATTACCGGGCGGAACTGGAGAAAAGGGACATCAAGGTAAGCCGGGAAGATTTCAATATTGACAACTTCCTGACTACGCTACGGCAGTATTACAAGGGCGGACGCTTCGACTTCCTGCTGAACTCCCGTGAGAATATCGACCTGCTGCACAAACGGTTCATAGTATTTGAAATTGACAGTATAAAGGATAATGCCGAACTTTTCCCGGTGGTGGTAATCATCATCATGGAAGCCTTTATCAACAAGATGCGGCGGTTGAAAGGGATTCGCAAGCTCCTGATTGTGGAAGAAGCGTGGAAGGCACTTACCACGGAGAATATGGCAAATTATTTAAAATATATGTACAAAACGGTCAGGAAGTATTTCGGTGAGGCGATTGTCGTCACGCAGGAAGTCGATGATATAATCTCGTCCCCCGTGGTGAAGGAAAGTATCATCAATAACTCGGA
The Bacteroides caecimuris DNA segment above includes these coding regions:
- a CDS encoding TraG family conjugative transposon ATPase translates to MRNVMKAATLESKFPLLAVENGCIVSKDADVTVAFKVELPELFTVTSNEYEAIHSAWHKAVKVLPDFSIVHKQDFFIEEKYQPEIDKDELSFLSRSFERHFNERPFLNHFCYLFLTKTTKMRSRQESTFSTLCKGKIIPKEIEDKETVTKFLEAVGQFERIMNDSGFITLRRLRADEIVGTETTAGIVEKYFALSQNDTTVLKDISLNPEEMRIGDDFLCLHTLSDVEDLPGNVGTDSRYERLSTDRSDCRLSFAAPVGVLLTCNHCYNQYIFIDDHAENLKRFEQTARNMQSLSRYSRSNQINKAWIEEYLNEAHSKGLVSVRCHCNVMAWSDNREELKHIKNDVGSQLALMECKPRYNTVDVPTLFWAGIPGNEGDFPFEESFYTFIPQALCFFTEETNYKSSLSPFGIKMVDRVTGRPLHLDISDLPMKKGVITNRNKFVLGPSGSGKSFFMNHLVRQYYEQNSHIVLVDTGNSYQGLCEMIHRKTKGADGIYYTYSEEKPISFNPFFTDDYKFNVEKKDSIKTLLLTLWKSEDDKITKTESGELGSAVSAYIKKIQQDRSIVPCFDTFYEYMLNDYRAELEKRDIKVSREDFNIDNFLTTLRQYYKGGRFDFLLNSRENIDLLHKRFIVFEIDSIKDNAELFPVVVIIIMEAFINKMRRLKGIRKLLIVEEAWKALTTENMANYLKYMYKTVRKYFGEAIVVTQEVDDIISSPVVKESIINNSDCKILLDQKKYMNKFDGIQAMLGLTEKEKAQILSINLANHPGRKYKEVWIGLNGVQSAVYATEVSPAEYLTYTTEESEKTEVFNLAEELGGDLELAIRRLANRLNG
- a CDS encoding DUF4133 domain-containing protein yields the protein MNFEINKGIGRNVEFKGLESQYLFVFAAGLLAVFVVFVILYMTGVNQWVCIGFGVTAATLLVWLTFRLNAKYGTHGLMKAAARKRHPRYVLNRLKIPRLFTKNKKE
- a CDS encoding DUF4134 domain-containing protein, translated to MTKKRFFLMAACVMAAAGAMAQGNGQAGITEATQMVTSYFDPGTKLIYAIGAVVGLIGGVKVYGKFSSGDPDTSKTAASWFGACIFLIVAATILRSFFL
- a CDS encoding ParA family protein, whose protein sequence is MDKQTLNVAFATQKGGSGKTAITVLVASYLHYNCGCPLAVIDCDFPQHSLYEMRERDSRAVLENEYLKRMAYEQMRELGRAAYPVQKCRVERAPDMAAELAGSGNYDLLFFDLPGTVNSSGILRTIAQMDYIFAPVSADQTVLESTLAFLDVLQRMMLGKETSRLKGLYLFWNLVDKREKSELYGRYEKVIAGMGLPMLTTQIPDTKRFRKELDAENRTVFRSTLFAPDKRMVAGSGIPELAHEIISILKLSGYEETANR
- a CDS encoding DUF3408 domain-containing protein produces the protein MKKQQTDKPIDEELLMRMMAGETEKPQGNGDAPETEEEAEEPEQETEKGETAVPMENRVAGKVADGKVPDGKTADGKRRKVKQAADYDTTFLKGMDIPARYGKPVYVRREYHERIAKISMMLTGGKVSLSAYIDNVLAQHFEQYREEIEAAYAGKMEKLF